The Pedobacter ginsengisoli region CCATTTTCAGCCATAAGTTCTTTCTCTAAGGCAATCAAATGATCCTTTGCTTTTTGCGATTGTGGGTCCAGATAATTCATTAGTATAAGTTGCAAAGTACTCGCATCCAAATGAGGGCTATTTACAGCATGGGTGTAAACCTTTCTAACCGGGTCATAACAATCCTCAATATGTTTCGCTGCCTTATTAATCAGTATGGTTGCCCGGTCTTCATACTCTTTATTTCCTATAGTTTTAGCCATTTTTAGAGCTGCATTAGCCCCAGCCCACTGAAACAAATTTGTATAACAATGCGTGTTGGCTATATTTCTAAATTCCCAAAGGCCTGCATCTTTTTCATCAATAGTACGCTCAATTTTAGTTAACAAATAATCTAACCACTGAGCAGAATCCTGCCTTTCCCTAAAAATGAAACGATGATCAGTATATAAAGGCAGCATAGAAACCAATACTTGTCCGTAAATATCATTTTGAATATGCTCATAAGCCTGATTACCCACTCTAACCGGCTTATTCCCCTGGTAGCCTTTAATATTTTTCAATATCCGTTCAGTAAGTATCCTTTCGCCGGCAATACCAAACAAAGGTTGATACCTTACATCATCTCTAAAAGAGATATCCGTAATATATCCAAAGTATTTTTCCATCTCTTCAAAATGGCCAATATGATTTAAGGAAGTAATTACGTAATAAGTATCTCTCATCCAACAAAACCGATAGTCCCAGTTCCTTTTGCTACCTGGTGATTCGGGTAGGCTTGTTGTACTGGCTGCAATTATTGCCCCGGTGTCTTCATACTGATGTATTTTTAAAACAAGAGCAGAGCGGATTACCATATGCTGGTAAAAGCCGGCAATGGTTGAATGTTTAATCCATGTTCTCCAATACTTTATTGTTTCTCTCAAAAAACGTTCTGCAGTGCTTATTATTGGAGCGTCAAGCTCATGGCCATAAGTCAGTATTAAGTATTTAGGTTCATTTAAGGCAAAGAACTTCTCGTCTTCAATATAACTTAACGAGATATTTGTACTTAGCTGCATATCTTCGTCGGCTCCATTAAACTCTATGTGATTACTTCCCCGATGTCCTTTTTGCTTTATTGAGCCATAATTATAAACCGGTTTACATTTCACCACAACCCTTGGATTCCCTTCTATAGGTTCAATTTTTCTAATCAGCATTAATGGCTTAAAATAGCGTTCAAACTGGTAAAATCTGGGTGCAAAATCAGTTATTCTATATTTGCCTTCAGCATTGGTAATTTCTGTGCAGAGAACATTTGTGTTTTCCAGATAAAATTGGTTAGAAGTAAATTCACCATTTGGCCTAATCGAAAACTCTCCGCCTTTAGTATCATCCAATAATCCGCCAAAAACAAACGAACTGTCAAACCTTGGCCAACAAAGCCAATCAACATTTGTATTTTTATTTACATGTGCCAGGTAAGCACAATTGCCAATAATTCCTGTTTGATACGTGTGTCTTTCTATCATCTATTATTCAATTGGTGTATTATATAATAACACGATAACCTTTATATTGTTCTTACTTGTTCGTATATGAACACGAACTGTTCATATACGAACAGAATAAATTTCTATTTAATAGGCCTTTGCCGTATTTATATAGCTTTTTTT contains the following coding sequences:
- a CDS encoding glycoside hydrolase family 15 protein, translating into MIERHTYQTGIIGNCAYLAHVNKNTNVDWLCWPRFDSSFVFGGLLDDTKGGEFSIRPNGEFTSNQFYLENTNVLCTEITNAEGKYRITDFAPRFYQFERYFKPLMLIRKIEPIEGNPRVVVKCKPVYNYGSIKQKGHRGSNHIEFNGADEDMQLSTNISLSYIEDEKFFALNEPKYLILTYGHELDAPIISTAERFLRETIKYWRTWIKHSTIAGFYQHMVIRSALVLKIHQYEDTGAIIAASTTSLPESPGSKRNWDYRFCWMRDTYYVITSLNHIGHFEEMEKYFGYITDISFRDDVRYQPLFGIAGERILTERILKNIKGYQGNKPVRVGNQAYEHIQNDIYGQVLVSMLPLYTDHRFIFRERQDSAQWLDYLLTKIERTIDEKDAGLWEFRNIANTHCYTNLFQWAGANAALKMAKTIGNKEYEDRATILINKAAKHIEDCYDPVRKVYTHAVNSPHLDASTLQLILMNYLDPQSQKAKDHLIALEKELMAENGLFYRYLHTDDFGKPKTTFLICAFWYIEALACVGRLDDAMREFESIINYANHLLLFSEDVDEKDGSQWGNFPQAYSHVGLMNAAHRIAIKLDRPVFL